The Paeniglutamicibacter sulfureus genome includes a region encoding these proteins:
- the gcvP gene encoding aminomethyl-transferring glycine dehydrogenase, which translates to MTVTPSAEFVARHIGPQGSDIDTMLSQLGYSSIDEIVDTAVPADIRQSEPLDLPAPRTEAEVLSDLRVLANKNVMKTQMIGQGFSDTFTPPVILRNVLEDPAWYTAYTPYQPEISQGRLEALINFQTMVMDLTAMPIANASMLDEASAVAESVLLMRRGNKAKGNAKTVLDANLFPQTIAVVQGRAEALGFEVEIADLSKGLPEGDISGIVLQQPGNNGAVVDHTAVIAAAKERGAMVTITADILALTMITAPGEQGADIAVGNTQRFGVPLFFGGPHAAYLAVRTGLERQLPGRLVGVSKDDAGFPAYRLALQTREQHIRREKATSNICTAQALLAITASMYAVYHGPAGLKRIAQRVHNHARTIATVLSGAGLELVADSFFDTVQVKVADSAAIIAKAEEAGINLRRVDATTVGISTDEATTSAHVAAIAGVFGVTGEDFKAEGYELAASLQRTSDYLSHPIFNTIKSETQMLRYLRKLSDRDLALDRTMIPLGSCTMKLNSTAEMESISWPEFASIHPYAPAHQTEGWRELITDLEGRLTTITGYAGVSIQPNAGSQGEYAGLLAIRGYHLSNGDDQRTVCLIPASAHGTNAASAVLAGMKVIVVKTAANGTIDAADLDAKIEANKDTLAAIMITYPSTHGVYDADVREVCDKVHAAGGQVYIDGANMNALVGLAQPGKFGGDVSHLNLHKTFCIPHGGGGPGVGPIGVAEHLIPFLPGDPSDTYSIRDGIPVVATMFGSAGVLPISWAYIAMMGGEGLTDATKIAILSANYIASRLNEYFPILFTGNKGLVAHECILDLRELTNKTGVTAEDVAKRLIDFGFHAPTLSFPVAGTLMVEPTESEDLVEIERFIEAMIAIHAEMQQVLAGDFSLEESPLRNAPHTVAAVVNTAWNRKYTVEQAAFPVHALRIDKYFPAVGRIDGAGGDRNLICSCPPPEAFEN; encoded by the coding sequence ATGACCGTGACCCCGTCCGCTGAGTTCGTCGCCCGCCATATTGGCCCGCAGGGCAGCGACATCGACACCATGCTGAGCCAGCTTGGTTATTCTTCCATCGACGAAATCGTCGACACCGCCGTTCCCGCCGACATCCGCCAGAGCGAACCCCTGGACCTGCCGGCCCCACGCACCGAAGCAGAGGTCCTTTCGGACCTGCGCGTGCTGGCAAACAAGAACGTCATGAAGACCCAGATGATCGGCCAGGGTTTCTCCGACACCTTCACGCCGCCGGTCATCCTGCGCAATGTGCTCGAAGACCCGGCCTGGTACACGGCCTACACCCCGTACCAGCCGGAAATCTCCCAGGGTCGCCTCGAGGCGCTCATCAACTTCCAGACCATGGTCATGGACCTGACCGCGATGCCTATCGCCAACGCCTCGATGCTTGACGAAGCCTCCGCCGTCGCCGAGTCCGTGCTGCTGATGCGCCGTGGCAACAAGGCAAAGGGCAACGCCAAGACCGTGCTCGATGCCAACCTCTTCCCGCAGACCATCGCCGTGGTTCAGGGCCGCGCCGAAGCCCTGGGCTTCGAGGTCGAGATCGCGGACCTGTCCAAGGGCCTGCCCGAGGGTGACATCTCCGGCATCGTGCTGCAGCAGCCGGGCAACAACGGCGCCGTGGTTGACCACACCGCCGTCATCGCCGCTGCCAAGGAGCGCGGCGCGATGGTCACCATCACCGCCGACATCCTGGCACTGACCATGATCACCGCGCCGGGCGAACAGGGTGCCGACATCGCCGTGGGCAACACCCAGCGCTTCGGCGTCCCGCTGTTCTTCGGTGGCCCGCACGCCGCATACCTGGCAGTGCGCACCGGCCTGGAACGCCAGCTGCCCGGCCGCCTGGTCGGCGTGTCCAAGGACGACGCCGGGTTCCCGGCCTACCGTCTGGCGCTGCAGACCCGCGAGCAGCACATCCGCCGCGAGAAGGCCACCTCCAACATCTGCACCGCCCAGGCGCTGCTGGCCATCACGGCCTCGATGTACGCGGTCTACCACGGCCCCGCTGGCCTTAAGCGCATCGCCCAGCGCGTCCACAACCACGCCCGCACCATCGCCACCGTGCTCTCCGGTGCCGGCCTGGAACTGGTTGCCGACTCCTTCTTCGACACCGTGCAGGTGAAGGTCGCCGACTCGGCCGCCATCATCGCCAAGGCCGAGGAAGCCGGCATCAACCTGCGCCGCGTGGATGCCACCACCGTGGGCATATCCACCGACGAAGCCACCACTTCGGCACACGTTGCGGCCATCGCCGGTGTCTTCGGCGTCACGGGTGAGGACTTCAAGGCAGAGGGCTACGAGCTGGCGGCATCGTTGCAGCGCACCAGCGACTACCTGAGCCACCCGATCTTCAACACCATCAAGTCCGAAACCCAGATGCTGCGCTACCTGCGCAAGCTCTCGGACCGCGACCTGGCCCTGGACCGCACCATGATCCCGCTGGGATCGTGCACAATGAAGCTGAACTCCACCGCCGAAATGGAATCCATTTCCTGGCCGGAATTCGCCTCCATCCACCCGTACGCCCCGGCACACCAGACCGAGGGCTGGCGCGAGCTGATCACCGACCTCGAAGGCCGCCTGACCACCATCACCGGCTACGCGGGCGTCTCCATCCAGCCCAACGCCGGTTCGCAGGGCGAATACGCGGGCCTGCTGGCCATCCGCGGCTACCACCTGTCCAACGGCGATGACCAGCGCACCGTCTGCCTGATCCCTGCCTCCGCGCACGGCACCAACGCCGCCTCCGCCGTGCTGGCCGGCATGAAGGTCATTGTGGTGAAGACTGCAGCCAACGGCACCATCGACGCAGCCGACCTGGACGCGAAGATCGAAGCCAACAAGGACACCCTTGCTGCCATCATGATCACCTACCCGTCCACGCACGGCGTCTACGACGCCGACGTGCGCGAGGTCTGCGACAAGGTCCACGCGGCCGGCGGCCAGGTCTACATCGACGGGGCCAACATGAACGCCCTGGTCGGCCTCGCCCAGCCGGGCAAGTTCGGCGGCGACGTGTCGCACCTGAACCTGCACAAGACCTTCTGCATCCCGCACGGCGGCGGCGGACCGGGCGTGGGCCCGATCGGCGTTGCCGAGCACCTGATCCCGTTCCTGCCGGGCGACCCGTCGGACACCTACTCGATCCGCGACGGCATCCCCGTGGTTGCCACCATGTTCGGCTCCGCCGGCGTACTGCCGATCTCTTGGGCCTACATCGCGATGATGGGCGGCGAAGGCCTGACCGACGCCACCAAGATCGCAATTCTCTCGGCGAACTACATTGCCAGCCGCTTGAACGAGTACTTCCCGATCCTGTTCACCGGCAACAAGGGCCTGGTCGCACACGAGTGCATCCTGGACCTGCGCGAGCTGACCAACAAGACCGGCGTCACCGCCGAGGACGTGGCCAAGCGCCTGATCGACTTCGGCTTCCACGCCCCGACCCTGTCCTTCCCGGTCGCCGGCACCCTGATGGTGGAGCCGACCGAGTCCGAGGACCTGGTCGAGATCGAACGCTTCATCGAGGCCATGATCGCGATCCACGCCGAGATGCAGCAGGTGCTCGCCGGCGACTTCTCTCTCGAGGAATCCCCTCTGCGCAACGCCCCGCACACCGTGGCCGCCGTGGTCAACACCGCCTGGAACCGCAAGTACACCGTTGAGCAGGCAGCCTTCCCGGTGCATGCCCTGCGCATTGACAAGTACTTCCCGGCCGTGGGACGCATCGACGGAGCAGGTGGCGATCGCAACCTGATCTGCTCCTGCCCCCCGCCGGAAGCCTTCGAAAACTAA
- a CDS encoding NADPH-dependent F420 reductase yields the protein MKNFLARLFGKKNDMNIDITIIGTGNMGRALATRSIAAGKSLQVLARSTETAATFAAELGTGIASGNTAEVPAGRIVVLALPFDAAKEYVAAQGSALDSKILVDITNPVDFATFDSLTTPAGSSAAEEISALTSATVVKAFNTTFAGPLTSGSADGKPLDVFVAGEESARSEVAAFVIAAGMRPLEVGGLHHARELEGFQLLVMAMQVNPALPDFNWGTALTIVG from the coding sequence ATGAAGAACTTCCTCGCTCGACTCTTTGGAAAGAAGAACGACATGAACATCGACATCACCATCATCGGCACCGGCAACATGGGCCGCGCGCTTGCAACACGCTCGATCGCCGCCGGCAAGAGCCTGCAGGTCCTGGCCCGCTCCACCGAGACCGCAGCCACCTTTGCCGCCGAGCTCGGTACCGGAATCGCCAGCGGGAATACCGCCGAAGTCCCGGCTGGCCGCATCGTCGTTTTGGCCCTGCCCTTCGACGCCGCCAAGGAATACGTCGCCGCCCAGGGTTCGGCCCTGGACTCCAAGATCCTGGTCGACATCACCAACCCGGTGGACTTCGCAACCTTTGACTCGCTGACCACCCCTGCAGGAAGCTCGGCCGCCGAGGAAATCTCCGCCTTGACCTCCGCCACCGTCGTGAAGGCCTTCAACACGACCTTCGCCGGTCCGCTGACTTCCGGCTCCGCCGACGGCAAGCCGCTTGATGTCTTCGTTGCCGGCGAGGAATCCGCCCGCAGCGAGGTAGCGGCATTCGTCATCGCCGCCGGCATGCGCCCGTTGGAGGTCGGTGGCCTGCACCACGCCCGCGAGCTCGAGGGCTTCCAGCTGCTGGTCATGGCCATGCAGGTCAATCCGGCGCTGCCCGACTTCAACTGGGGAACCGCGCTGACGATCGTGGGCTAA
- a CDS encoding VIT1/CCC1 transporter family protein, whose amino-acid sequence MDQQEMQHEGEPHDQGLAERLNWLRAGVLGANDGIVSVAAVVVGVAGATTATGPVVAAGAAAAIGGAISMALGEYVSVSSSADSQKALIEKERRELAEMPEEELAELAGLYEAKGLSRATAQQVARELTEHDVLKAHLDVELQLDEDEVLNPWNAAIASAIAFTVGAALPFATAVFLPVGLRIPVTFAAVLLALAVTGATGARLGGASVLRPTLRVLIGGAAALAVTFAIGSWLGVSGIV is encoded by the coding sequence ATGGACCAGCAGGAGATGCAGCATGAGGGCGAACCCCACGACCAGGGCCTGGCCGAAAGGCTGAATTGGCTGCGGGCCGGGGTGCTCGGCGCCAATGATGGAATCGTCTCGGTGGCAGCGGTCGTGGTCGGCGTCGCCGGTGCCACCACGGCCACGGGTCCGGTGGTGGCTGCCGGTGCCGCCGCTGCGATCGGCGGCGCCATTTCCATGGCGCTGGGAGAGTACGTCTCGGTATCCAGCTCGGCTGACTCGCAGAAGGCGCTCATTGAAAAGGAGCGCCGGGAACTGGCCGAGATGCCTGAGGAAGAACTGGCTGAACTCGCCGGTCTCTACGAGGCCAAGGGGCTGAGCCGCGCAACGGCCCAGCAGGTTGCCCGGGAACTGACCGAGCACGACGTGCTCAAGGCACACCTCGATGTCGAGCTGCAGCTGGACGAGGACGAGGTGCTCAACCCGTGGAATGCCGCAATCGCCTCGGCCATCGCGTTCACGGTGGGTGCGGCATTGCCCTTCGCCACGGCGGTGTTCCTTCCCGTGGGCCTGAGGATTCCGGTGACGTTTGCGGCGGTGCTGCTGGCGCTTGCGGTGACCGGGGCGACGGGCGCGCGGCTGGGCGGGGCCTCGGTGCTGCGGCCCACCCTGCGGGTGCTGATCGGAGGGGCCGCGGCGCTCGCCGTCACGTTCGCCATCGGTTCGTGGCTAGGCGTCTCGGGAATCGTCTAG
- a CDS encoding SGNH/GDSL hydrolase family protein, which translates to MEFSKRFVALGDSFTEGMGDVDPLRPHQVRGWADRVAEQLCADPRWGYANLAIRGKKVGQVVAEQLPAALALKPTLVTLYMGGNDILRPAVDIDSLMVAYRDAVAQLAATGAAVVLFTGFDSSGSAIFEKTRGRTAIYNEAVREIADEFGAVIADYWRWREFRDWRYWSTDRLHMNTAGHTLLAAKVLRVLEHEAHIEVPELSAPTAKSRIERLREDAVWAREYLAPWVKRRLTGTSSGDSLRPRFPDLVSLEAASAP; encoded by the coding sequence GTGGAATTTTCGAAACGATTTGTGGCATTGGGCGATTCCTTCACCGAGGGCATGGGGGATGTCGATCCGCTGCGGCCCCACCAGGTGCGCGGTTGGGCCGACCGCGTGGCCGAACAGCTCTGTGCCGACCCGCGGTGGGGGTATGCGAATCTGGCCATCCGCGGCAAGAAGGTCGGCCAGGTCGTCGCCGAGCAGTTGCCTGCCGCGCTCGCACTCAAGCCCACGCTTGTCACCTTGTACATGGGCGGGAACGACATCCTGCGCCCGGCGGTGGACATCGACTCGCTGATGGTCGCCTACCGGGATGCGGTGGCGCAACTGGCCGCCACCGGTGCCGCGGTGGTGCTCTTCACCGGTTTTGATTCCAGCGGTTCGGCCATCTTCGAAAAGACCCGCGGCCGTACCGCCATCTACAACGAGGCCGTCCGCGAGATCGCAGATGAATTCGGTGCCGTGATTGCCGACTACTGGCGTTGGCGTGAATTCCGGGACTGGCGCTACTGGTCCACCGACCGCTTGCACATGAACACAGCCGGACACACGCTGTTGGCGGCGAAGGTGCTGCGCGTGCTGGAACACGAGGCCCACATCGAGGTGCCCGAGCTCTCGGCACCGACTGCCAAGTCCCGCATCGAAAGGCTGCGCGAGGATGCCGTCTGGGCCAGGGAATACCTGGCACCATGGGTCAAGCGCCGGCTCACCGGGACTTCCTCGGGCGATTCGCTGCGCCCCCGCTTCCCCGACTTGGTCTCCCTGGAGGCGGCGTCAGCGCCGTAG
- a CDS encoding serine hydrolase domain-containing protein yields the protein MTTQTNTINVIDQRFAPVADLLGSFAAADPGYSAQLAIYQAGNLVLDASVGQDCTRETMTGVFSCSKGAGALVISLLVQQGLLDLEAPVAVYWPEFAAAGKAGITVAQLLSHQAGLPGVEGGFTQEELVDSRLAAGIMAAAAPLWNAPGIHSYHALTMGVFMEELARRCAQESLQDIFERRIRAPHDIDFYLGLPEELEPRFRPVLKDNALEPAPFIDPFSAFGLALNSTGGFDGPKGPSFDIIDVPNERTIREAGLAALGGVGNARGLARLYAAATTGFVDESGDEHAPFLTAETIAAVSQDRVYGLSRANGMPGAFGIGFMKAHPNNDFGSARAFGHDGANASLGYADPAYGLALGYVPARAEANGTGSRGGQLSVLSRQVLLSS from the coding sequence GTGACTACGCAGACGAACACGATCAACGTCATTGACCAGCGCTTCGCCCCCGTGGCGGACCTGCTGGGCTCCTTCGCCGCCGCCGACCCGGGATATTCCGCGCAACTGGCCATCTACCAGGCCGGAAACCTGGTGCTTGACGCCAGCGTGGGGCAGGACTGCACGCGCGAGACGATGACCGGGGTTTTCTCCTGCTCCAAGGGCGCCGGCGCGCTGGTCATCTCGCTGCTGGTGCAGCAAGGACTGTTGGACCTCGAAGCCCCGGTGGCCGTGTACTGGCCGGAGTTTGCTGCGGCAGGCAAGGCGGGCATCACCGTGGCCCAGCTGCTGAGCCACCAGGCCGGCCTGCCAGGCGTTGAAGGCGGCTTCACCCAGGAGGAACTGGTTGACTCCCGGCTGGCAGCCGGCATCATGGCCGCCGCCGCACCGCTGTGGAACGCACCCGGGATCCATTCCTACCATGCGCTGACCATGGGCGTCTTCATGGAGGAACTTGCCCGGCGCTGCGCGCAGGAGTCCCTGCAGGACATCTTCGAACGCCGCATTCGTGCCCCGCACGACATTGACTTCTACCTGGGTCTGCCCGAGGAGCTTGAGCCGCGCTTCCGCCCGGTGCTCAAGGACAATGCCCTTGAACCGGCGCCGTTCATCGACCCCTTCTCGGCGTTTGGACTCGCGCTGAACTCGACCGGCGGCTTCGACGGACCCAAGGGGCCGAGCTTCGACATCATCGATGTGCCGAACGAACGAACCATCCGCGAGGCCGGCCTGGCCGCTCTCGGCGGGGTGGGCAACGCCCGCGGCCTGGCCAGGCTCTATGCCGCGGCCACCACGGGGTTCGTGGACGAATCCGGGGACGAACACGCCCCGTTCCTCACCGCCGAAACCATTGCCGCGGTGAGCCAGGACCGGGTGTACGGGCTGTCCCGGGCCAATGGGATGCCCGGGGCCTTCGGCATCGGGTTCATGAAGGCGCACCCGAACAACGACTTCGGTTCCGCCAGGGCCTTCGGACACGACGGGGCGAACGCGTCGCTGGGCTATGCGGACCCGGCCTACGGGCTGGCGTTGGGCTACGTCCCGGCGCGTGCCGAGGCCAATGGCACCGGCTCGCGCGGCGGGCAACTCAGTGTGTTGTCGCGCCAGGTGCTGCTCTCCTCCTAG
- a CDS encoding RNase H family protein yields the protein MTITAAADGSALGNPGPAGWAWYIDDDHWRAGGWAHGTNNMGELMAVLDLFRSTAHLPDEDLHILCDSQYVINSVTKWMPGWKKKGWKKSDGKPVLNLDLLQEIDAAIKGRKYTFEWVKGHAGHELNEAADVRARDAATAYQSGREPNAGPGLEGAPGAGENADPAEPASPEAPGVLVLEDLGAVSAPVATPDSLAATEPTEPAESAPVAPVPEPSAPRATDPSASSAAELQMVFELESELLSPAVRGDLDEVMAFLHPEFQEISRDGSLTDRSTIIAALTGGHALPAGGALQVLAATPWGQHKVQLAYRLLAGDQVILCSSFWQQVDERWLLRYRQETPAS from the coding sequence ATGACGATCACCGCAGCCGCAGACGGATCAGCCCTCGGAAACCCAGGACCCGCAGGATGGGCCTGGTACATCGACGACGACCATTGGCGTGCCGGCGGCTGGGCGCACGGCACCAACAACATGGGCGAGCTCATGGCGGTCCTGGACCTCTTCCGCTCCACCGCCCACCTGCCCGACGAGGACTTGCACATCCTGTGCGACTCGCAGTACGTGATCAACTCGGTGACCAAGTGGATGCCGGGCTGGAAGAAAAAGGGCTGGAAGAAGTCAGACGGCAAGCCGGTGCTGAACCTGGACCTGCTCCAGGAGATCGACGCCGCCATCAAGGGCCGCAAGTACACCTTCGAGTGGGTCAAGGGCCATGCCGGCCACGAGCTCAACGAGGCCGCCGATGTGCGGGCGCGCGACGCGGCGACCGCCTACCAGTCGGGTCGTGAACCCAATGCCGGACCGGGGCTTGAGGGGGCGCCGGGCGCCGGGGAAAATGCCGACCCCGCCGAGCCCGCGTCACCCGAGGCACCCGGTGTGCTGGTTCTGGAGGACCTTGGCGCCGTGTCGGCGCCCGTGGCGACGCCGGACAGCTTGGCTGCCACGGAACCCACGGAACCCGCAGAGTCCGCGCCCGTGGCCCCGGTGCCCGAACCGTCCGCCCCGCGAGCCACCGATCCCTCGGCCAGCAGCGCTGCGGAACTGCAGATGGTCTTCGAGCTGGAAAGCGAATTGCTCTCACCTGCGGTGCGAGGTGACCTGGACGAGGTCATGGCGTTCCTGCACCCGGAGTTCCAGGAGATCAGCCGTGACGGTTCGCTGACGGACCGCTCCACCATTATCGCCGCGCTCACCGGCGGTCATGCGCTGCCGGCCGGCGGTGCCCTTCAGGTGCTTGCCGCCACTCCGTGGGGCCAGCACAAGGTGCAGCTGGCGTACCGTCTGTTGGCAGGGGACCAAGTGATCCTCTGTTCATCGTTCTGGCAGCAGGTCGATGAACGCTGGCTGCTGCGTTACCGGCAGGAAACTCCGGCCAGCTGA
- the fdhA gene encoding formaldehyde dehydrogenase, glutathione-independent, with protein sequence MSENKAVAYKSPGVVEVIDTPYPTFELQAGPGVNAANVGRKVPHGVILRTVATNICGSDQHMVRGRTTAPPGLVLGHEITGEVIETGPDVEFIKVGDIVSVPFNISCGRCRNCKETKTGICLNVNPDRPGSAYGYVDMGGWVGGQAEYVLVPYADWNLLKFPDRDQALEKIMDLTMLSDILPTGFHGAVTAGVTVGSTVYVAGAGPVGLAAAASAQLLGAAVVIVGDMNEDRLAQARSFGCEGINVGSGDPADQIEQLLGVREVDCGIDAVGFEARGHGHGAEAREAPATVLNSLMDLTVAGGSLGIPGLYVTGDPGAVDDAAKKGSLSLSLGTGWAKSLSLAMGQCPVMKYNRQLMMAILHDRIHIAKAVNAQAISLADAPRGYAEFDAGAATKYVLDPNGYLSN encoded by the coding sequence ATGTCTGAAAACAAGGCCGTCGCCTACAAGTCGCCCGGTGTCGTCGAGGTCATCGACACCCCGTATCCCACCTTTGAGCTGCAGGCCGGCCCCGGGGTGAACGCCGCCAACGTGGGCCGCAAGGTCCCGCACGGGGTCATCTTGCGCACCGTGGCCACCAACATCTGCGGCTCGGACCAGCACATGGTCCGCGGCCGCACGACCGCTCCCCCGGGCTTGGTCCTGGGGCACGAAATCACCGGCGAGGTCATCGAGACCGGCCCGGACGTGGAATTCATCAAGGTCGGCGACATCGTCTCGGTCCCCTTTAACATCTCCTGCGGACGCTGCCGCAACTGCAAGGAGACCAAGACCGGGATCTGCCTGAACGTGAATCCGGATCGGCCCGGATCGGCCTACGGCTACGTGGACATGGGCGGCTGGGTCGGCGGCCAGGCCGAATACGTGCTGGTCCCCTACGCCGACTGGAACCTGCTCAAGTTCCCGGACCGGGACCAGGCGCTGGAGAAGATCATGGACCTGACCATGCTCTCCGACATCCTGCCCACCGGCTTCCACGGCGCGGTCACCGCCGGGGTCACCGTCGGCTCCACCGTCTACGTCGCCGGCGCCGGGCCCGTCGGGCTCGCCGCCGCCGCGTCCGCCCAGCTGCTGGGGGCCGCGGTGGTCATCGTGGGCGACATGAACGAGGACCGCCTGGCCCAGGCCCGCTCCTTCGGTTGCGAGGGCATCAACGTCGGCTCCGGGGACCCGGCAGACCAGATCGAACAGCTGCTCGGGGTGCGCGAGGTGGATTGCGGCATCGATGCCGTGGGCTTCGAGGCCCGCGGGCACGGACACGGCGCCGAGGCGCGCGAGGCCCCGGCAACGGTGCTGAACTCGCTCATGGACCTCACCGTCGCCGGAGGCTCCCTGGGCATCCCCGGGCTCTACGTCACCGGCGACCCCGGAGCCGTCGACGACGCGGCGAAAAAGGGAAGCCTCTCCCTTTCCCTGGGCACCGGCTGGGCCAAGTCCCTGTCCCTCGCCATGGGCCAGTGCCCGGTGATGAAGTACAACCGGCAGCTGATGATGGCCATCCTGCACGATCGGATCCACATCGCCAAGGCCGTCAACGCCCAGGCGATCTCCCTCGCCGACGCCCCGCGCGGCTACGCCGAATTCGATGCCGGCGCCGCCACCAAGTACGTCCTGGACCCCAACGGCTACCTCTCCAACTAG